A window of the Cicer arietinum cultivar CDC Frontier isolate Library 1 chromosome 6, Cicar.CDCFrontier_v2.0, whole genome shotgun sequence genome harbors these coding sequences:
- the LOC101513631 gene encoding CASP-like protein 5C1 — translation MNELPGSVGTSVSFSLRLGQTFFSSASLLFMSLGVEFYSYTAFCYLVTIMGLVIPWSFTLALVDGYSVLVKCPIRQPGILLIIVVGDWVLSTLTLAAASSTASVVDLLLNSHGSFCPIKLCCRYRISAVMAFVSWILSLASSLFNLYLLPSL, via the exons ATGAATGAATTACCTGGCTCTGTGGGCACAAGTGTCAGCTTCAGTCTGAGATTAGGCCAGACCTTCTTTTCATCTGCTTCTCTATTGTTTATGTCTTTGGGGGTTGAATTCTACAGCTACACAGCTTTCTG CTATTTGGTGACAATCATGGGTTTGGTTATACCTTGGAGTTTCACATTAGCATTGGTAGATGGATACTCTGTATTGGTCAAATGCCCCATTCGTCAACCAGGAATACTGTTGATTATTGTTGTGGGAGATTGG GTGTTATCAACCCTCACACTAGCAGCAGCTTCATCAACAGCTAGTGTTGTCGATCTATTGCTTAATTCCCATGGATCTTTTTGCCCTATAAAGCTTTGCTGCAGGTACAGGATATCTGCAGTTATGGCCTTCGTGTCATGGATTCTATCCTTGGCATCCTCTCTTTTTAACCTTTATCTGTTACCCTCTTTGTGA
- the LOC101513960 gene encoding uncharacterized protein translates to MKYSEITHFSHPQHKLRFEYNEFPFKCDGCKEIGIGSRYKCCICDYDLHMQCAIINSNTLFHPFYTKCSFQFMSIPPGNIARYCNACEKDVKGFVYHCKSCGFDLHPCCAKLPAVMEEGEVKLYLCSKVSSACHGCGRKGGSWSYRSKCKSYNMHVACVREMLVENWHCLYMENRKVERDIRCVENTLYAAHNSRRRGSKGKVKKCCQIAGFAVQFVISAVLGDPTALIAGVVGALMSRA, encoded by the coding sequence ATGAAATACAGTGAAATAACACATTTTAGCCACCCACAACACAAACTAAGATTTGAATACAACGAATTCCCATTCAAATGTGACGGATGCAAAGAAATAGGAATAGGGTCACGTTACAAATGCTGCATTTGTGACTACGACCTTCACATGCAGTGTGCAATAATCAATTCCAATACTCTGTTCCATCCATTCTACACAAAATGCAGCTTCCAATTCATGTCAATCCCACCAGGAAACATAGCGCGTTACTGCAACGCGTGTGAAAAGGACGTGAAGGGGTTCGTGTACCACTGCAAGTCTTGCGGGTTCGATCTCCACCCCTGTTGCGCGAAACTGCCAGCAGTTATGGAGGAGGGGGAAGTGAAACTTTATCTTTGTAGTAAAGTGAGTTCGGCGTGTCATGGTTGTGGAAGAAAAGGAGGGAGTTGGAGTTACAGGTCGAAATGTAAGAGTTATAATATGCATGTGGCGTGTGTGAGGGAAATGTTGGTGGAGAATTGGCATTGTTTGTATATGGAAAATAGGAAAGTTGAAAGAGATATTCGTTGTGTAGAGAATACATTGTATGCTGCACATAACAGTAGAAGAAGAGGGAGTAAAGGGAAGGTCAAAAAGTGCTGTCAGATTGCTGGATTTGCTGTGCAGTTTGTCATCTCCGCGGTCTTGGGCGATCCAACGGCTCTTATTGCAGGTGTTGTTGGGGCACTCATGTCCCGTGCTTGA